The genomic DNA AATCATTTGTTAAAGCTTAGCTAGTAATCCTAACGTGGGGGACATTTTGAGCAtttttgaatatgtgtgtgtgtgtggtcaaaatCCATCAAGCATGCATGTGATTTCATGATACTGGTCTTAAAGTCATGACAAATCCCAGTTcaatgtgagtgagagaaacatGCGCAACTTAAGCATCAATCTCCTCTGGTCACTTATCTAGGCTTACTAGGTGTTTTCTCTGTCTCATGTGTCAATAGCTGCTCTGTCATTTACTTGAAATGGACAGTATGGTTGCTATTAGGTGAGGTGagacaaaaggtcaaatttTTGATATTGTAGAAATTTTGATGTTTGAGCCGGTTTGAAGGAGAACATGTTATTGTTTATCCCTATAGTGAATACTGCAATTTTGATTCACTGCCTCCTACAAGCTGATTTAATAATAATCTCAAGCATAATTTGGCCCTCGCCAAATTGGGCTATCAATGTCCAGGCCACAGTGAATAAAGTGAATAAGAGCCGACAGCAGTTGGCAGTGTTTCGTAGAGCATAATAGTCTTTGCTACAAAACACAGCGTGGGTGTTGCACTCTCCCAAAGGGGTCACAACAAGCCGCTTTGAATGCATGTGGGTGGTTGTATTCCTTTATGCTGTATACAGCCCTGGTCTGCATGCCAAAGTTCACTCTTGTTTTGATGAGAAACAGATGACATTGCTGTGAGCTTTTGTTACCATCCATGGTGTTGTGTTCCAAAAAACATCAAGACCGTCTAAACCACAAAGACAGTTTAATTGATCATGCATGTCTGAGTCACGCGTCTAGCCTCCACTAGTGCTAATCAGTTGTGTGGCTGCAACAACGTCCTCCTCGTTATAAAACTATATGCCGAGGTGAGTCCAGGGTGTGTGCCTGCTGTCTCCCCCTCACAAAACGTTGCCTCCCATCATCATTCATTGGTTTTCGTCTCACTCACACAGGCCTATCTGCACACCCAACCGAGGTATACTATCTGTTTTTTCAGTAGAGTTTTACCAAaatatttgtttcttttaaatGGTGTAAATCCAATAAACTTTGGATTTTTTGGCAAGAGCAACAAATAGTGTCGTGTCTGCGCAACAACAGATATTAAAAGGTCTTAGGGACTGCCATACACCACAGTAAACATATGGAGGAATGTCTGTTTTTTGACTCCGACCTCTGTGATGACATGAGTGTTTAAAAATAGGCCAGTGGATtcatacaaattttattggccAGCTCAGGCCTTTATTGTTTGGACACAATATATGAGCCTTTTTCAGTACAATTCAGGCTGCAATTCAGACTTAAACTTAAAACTGCCCAAACCAGACAACTATCCCGATATAAATTTTAAAAGCAACTTGGAATTAAACCATTAACTTTTGAAAGAAACATATAAatagtgtgtgcttcttttGTGACTTTGGTGTTCCTTTGTGGTACTGtatagggttgcaaaggggcggaacatttccggaaacttaccggaaactttccatgggaagttaagctggggaattttggaaatattccaaattggaaactttcatggaattaaaggaaattatgggaattaatgggaattttacgggaattaactgggaatttttggtaattcctactgtttcatatacagacattaacattttgtttcgtaataagcaatatgatttctttgttcgtattttcgcttagcttagcatacaaagctagctaccatgctagcgggaatcccattctctgcctatggtttactagcgtgctaagctagcaacactgaaaccaCTAAACTGCCCAAGAGACACCATGCTACTcaacaaaatccaattggttgGATTGACTGACTATCATTTTATTCAGttagaatcccagaaaatggtaaaacaaataaaaatataatgacATTTTTACTTTAAACCTTAAAGATTATGTAAGTTATATATAAAttgtcaagcttaatcagacagattaatTGTCCCATTACATCTTATGCAAAATGATGTACACCCATTTGAATGGGAACAAAAGTGACGACAAGcccataactgggcaactctgtttgcaaacttcccCCAGTTTCACACCACCATTtcgcaccataggtttcctttatgtagcctatgctgattgctgtgtgcatgggattgacgtatgtgcagggtagaaatttgactgaaattgcattaaatcaggttgttttgaCTAATATTAttctgcaagatggggttttgtccactacatttaagttccctgttatagactaacttgccatattaaaaattcccagtttattcccaataATTCCCGTTTATTTCCGTTAATTTCCGtatattcccattaattcccatggaaagtttccaactttgaaaattcccggaattttgcaaccctactgttatatacatgtatgtgcTTTATGTAACTGACAAAAGGGCACGCCAAAACTACAGCCATCCCTTATCACTAGACATATTTTTTCTCTAaccacaaaacaataacacttTCATCAGGGGAGATTATAAATGATGATCCTTTCTAAATGCACACTGTTTTTAGTTACAGTTCCAAGTCATGCACACTCAGAAGTCTGAGTCTGACAATTATTGAGTCTATAGCTACATTCACAGTAAACACATTTTTGAATTCTTTGGATATTTATGATCTGAGAGATGCACATTCCCCATTGTCAGACCAGAAAGGCCACAAAGCATGTAAAGCACGAGTAGAAATGTAATCTTAGAGAATATCTGCCAATGTGTTTTTTTCATATAAAGCCACTTATCTGAAATGAATTACTGACTGAAATACCGGACATAGAAATGGTATTGCAATTACTCAAATAGCCAATCTGTGAAGGCGCGACTTAATGTCATGCAAGTTAATGGAAACCTTCATATAGGACAAAAGTATAGGCTAAGCACTGTCTATAGAATGAAGACAGCAGTGAGCATTTGCATAATAATTACAATTTCTGGAGGAGTTGTTGAGGATTAAGTCGAGCCGTGCGTTCTGTAGGTCTACTTTCATCGAATATCCGCACTGCTGTGAACGTGGTACTGCAGTTTGGAAATGTCAGTGTTTACTGTCTTGAACCCAGCAGAGAAAATGCCCTGATGTCCGTTTGTGCTTTATTGCTTCATATATCATTTAGACCTTTTAATCCATATATATGAGCAGAGTCTAACACTTGATTCACAAGGCAAATCAAGACATAAATCCTGGGTATTTAAAGGAGGAAATTAAAGGTTCCAACCATCTGAGCCTCCCACTCGTGAAGGAGCGTTCTTGTTAACACAATGTACAAGAAAATACTATTGTTAAGAGTATCACACTATTTTTAACCATTTTTCACAAGTGCATGACCGTGTCCGGGTTGACATTTACATCTAAAATATCACCATGTCAATTTGATATTCTTATCAAACTTTTGTTATTTTcagaattaaatatattttcctgATGGCATAAGACATATTTATTCAGAATAAAATGATGTTTTTTGGTGAATATTGTATGATTTTTTTTGCGTCCCTTTCGTTTGTCTCACTCCGTCACATTAACTTGTTTCGtctgtaaatagcatactgttACTTGAAATGAAATCACAAAGACAATTTTTTGATAATGTCTGCCTGTAGAGCACCCAATAAACTAAGCAGAAAAATCTGACATTCTTTtacattgtttatttgttgtttctTTGGTGAGGGGGTCCGTGAAGCTTAATTACACCCTGTAACACAAATTAGACAGGAATAACTTTTTTATTACAGTTTTGACAATATCATTGCTAAGCAAATTACATATCTTATTGAAAGCATGTAGGGCCTATTCTTAGGCCAATAGCTTGACCACGTGGATAACTAGACATTGTAGgtctatttattatattttaacccattatatttcaatgtggaaaaaaatgtataCTGAGGTGTGcacattgttatttttttggAAGGAGATCATGTCTTTAATGCTGTGGATAAATGGAAAAAAGTTTACTTTTTATgaaattttgttttcaaatgttagGCACCTGTTTCATAGAATGGCCCAGGCCTGTAAAGAGAATCTAGACTGTAAACATAAGTCAGCATAAACCTTTTAAACAATGAATTTCTGTGGTTAACGTTATGGTATCTATCATCTTAAAAATGTACAAATATTTCTAAGGCAGCTGTACTGCCCCACAccatgtgttctgtgtgtaaATCATCACCCATAATAAACTCACTTACCCAGTTACCATTGCGACACAGGAAAACACATTTTCCTTATGGGCTTCCGTATGGTGTCGTGGCGTAGTCTAAAGAGCAACATTGAAAAGGTGAGATAGGCTACAtagtggtggatcaatcatcaGGAACATTTTAGATAAACGCATTACCTCAAATTGAAATTGTCTTCAAGGAATAACGATGAGGCGCGCAGGTTTGGGTAAGAAGGGTTTGCTTTCATTTCATCACATAAGAGCCTAACAAACTCAgctatgctagctagctagctagcaggctGGATTGGTGGCCCGGCATCATTTGCTCAAGTTAGGCCTAAGATTTTACTCAAGAACATATTGTAATTGTTAGTGGACTGTGTTTACTTGTATTCGTGGCTGCAAAAATATTCTATATGACTAACTGTTACATTTAATAGCCTAGCCCTGACGAACTGTGTttcgttaacgttagctaacgtaaGTCGATGTATGATGGCAGCTAACTGTAACAGCATAGATAGAACATAATTCTAAACTAGCGATGCAAACAATCTGCTAACTTTCACCATGACGTTTTAAGTACACGACAAGTAGGTCTACAACTGGCATCTAGCCTGTAGCAGTGAGTGTAGTAACATGACTGTTGCCCCTTTGTCAGTATTGACAACCTAGTGTGTAAAATGGCCCAGGTGATTGTCGTAAAGATGGTAATCCTCTAACGTTACAACGAGTCATTTAATTTCGACCTCAACATGTCTCTTCCTAATTGTTAAAAGGTGAAGGAGGCCCTCAAGGCAGCTATGTCGCCAGTGGATACAGTGTGCATGAGGAAGAGAATGAACATTTACAAGAAGGTCTGAGGGCAAAAGTCAGTGCTTTAAAGCATGTAAGTTCCCACAGCACAACATGGGTCTGGGACCCTTACACTGATAATTTAATCAAATTACTGTTCGACAAAATACTCTGTGAGTGGCTTATTCCTAtttccctctcctttcttttcaGTTGTCTATTGACATTGGGGCAGAAGTAAAGCATCACAACCAGATGTTGCAAGATATGGTACGTTTCCTCACCACAGCCAGAGAATTAGAATACACATTAAAATGACTAATATTAATGCTTAAACACCTACGTTTTCCATTTTTAGGGATTCAAATACATCTATTCCGCTAGTCCCTTCCACTAGGTTTATAATTACACCATAACCCAATGGTTTAATTTTGATTCAGCCTCTGCATTGATCTTCTCCCCAGGACTCTGATTTTGACTCGACAGGAGGTTTACTAGGAGCCACAATGGGCAGACTGAAGCAGTTGTCCAGAGGAAGCCAGACCAAAGTCTTTTGCTACATGTTGCTCTTTGCCCTTTTCGTCTTTACCATTTTGTACTGGGTCATTAGATTAAGATGATGAACAGAGACCTGAcgtctcttctctctgctgtcATGCTCTCCCTGTGTGCCATGTTGCTCTggttcagtaaaaaaaaaaaacaatgggacTGATGGTGACGACAACAAATTGCCATAAGCGTATTTTTATCACAATGAAACATATATGTGAAACTGTGCAATATAGCCTAAGGAAGTGTCTTAACCCTACCAATATGAATAGGTGTACCGTAATAATACCGCCCTGTCTAGTTTTCCACACTGTAGGATTACGTGTCTGGAATGGAGTTGTATTGAAGGTTGAGCTACATATATTCAGTTTTGGGATAAGGACTGGTTCATGATTGCCGTTGAACTTCAAAAGGTGgtcaggttttttttattattattattatttttttttttttgagcggAGTCTGACACTTATGTTAAtaggaaaacatcttttttaAATTGATGTATAATTTAGAAGAAACAAAAGATTGTGAGGTGACTTCAGATACTTATGGCAAGTTGTTACTACTTTCATCTTTAAAATCAGTCTGTAGCCTGTCCACAAAAATGTAAGGGCTAATGTATGGAAAACAGAACTGTGTAGTGCaactacacccccaccccccaaacaaAAAAGGATCAGCAGCAAAGTCTATAAATTAGATGACAGGAAAATGCAATACTGTTTTGATAGTGTGCAAAGGGACATTCCACTCTGTACAGTCACATACATTTTTCTGGATCTCCAGGACACTCCTAATTTTTGGGTTTGGATTCAAATACCTTTCAATTTGATCTAGGTTCATTATAAGCTGCTTAATACCACAGGGCTTCACACAGCTGAAGGGCCTACATTTGGATACTTTTTTCCTGCAGCAACTCTTGCTCAAAAGCATCTGAACTGCAAAACCAATTCTGAGTTGTAAACAGTGCATGTAATCCATCAAATTTCTCTGTAAATGTCAAGTTGTAAATAAGAGGGAAAATGAGTTCATTAAACATTTTATGTGTAAGAAGTTTcatgtttttaattattttacctCTGTTATAAACACAATGATTCCATAAGTACAATGTGTAAGAGCTGTACAATATTCACACTATATATCTACAAAGAAAAGGATTAACAAAAATCATTCtaattatatacaaataaaacattaagGCACTGAATTAACCATTCTTACTGAGACATTGCCATCTTATTCTTATCAAATATTGTGACAGAAGAGCACTTGTGTCATTTCATAATGAAAAAGCTGGGATTATTGTGATGTCACTGCCTGGGCAAGGTGTCCATGTACTTGCATATGATGGCCAGCATGACTTCATCTGCTCCACCTCCAATAGATAATAATCTGGAGTCCCTGGTTTATGAGAAAATATTTGTTGAGATGTTTTTTTATGATTTCACAGTGATGAATGTTACATCAAACACTACAAACTCAACCTAAACTGCAGTTAAATATACATTGAATGTAAAACTATAAAGGATATCTAATATCTGCTATTCAGAAGAAATCGGTCATGCTCATTCAAACTGCCTAGCAATGTCACACATAATTTTTCTTTCAAAATAAGTGACAAACACTTCTGActacggtcacaaatatgtgatgaGTTCCGCACTATGATGGGACAATTACCCTTTGCGTAGAACTCTAGAAGGAGCCAGGAAAAGTCACTCTTCAATAGGTTACTTGGAAAGGTCTATGTTGTAACACACCCACCACTATGACATAAATAAGTGCTCTTCATCCTGTTATTGAAATCCACGACAGGCACCAATACTGCTCTGTGTGCTTTGGTGTTTGAGAAGAAACAATGTGCCAGACTTAATTTTATAAAAGTCAAATTTCAGTGAGAAAAATGTCATAATGAAGTGAGCAATAATTCCATAATCACACGCTTACTCAATCGACCACATCACTTGGTGTGAGTACTGATCAGTGACGATTGCagacgtgtgtgagtgtaagagagagagagagaaagactgacatGCATATATCTGTGCTGGCAGGGTACCAGCTGACTGGAGCATGCCAGAACTGGCTCACCTGTAGAACCTACTGACAAGCACGTCGCTGGTGAAGCCCATCCCTCCCCAGTACTGCAGGCAGCTGTCCCCCACTTCCCGAGCCAGTCGGCCTACCTTCAGCTTGGCCATGGAGGCCAGCTTGGTCACGTCTTGGCCCTTGATGTACATAGCTGTCcccaggaagaagaggagaatcAGTCACACTTGTTGTTGTTAACTTTGCAAAAAGACCTTTTAGACTCTTTCGACTCTTCTGTCCCAACGTCATATGTCTATCCCTACATCTTAATCCCAAACAACTTCCCTCTAAACATAGGCTATGTTCCAAATGCCTGATCACGCATGACTTAAGCCGCCCCCTTCAGTCACATCCGCCCGAATAATTATGGAAATTCCCGTGGAAATGGAAATCTAATCATAGGCGATGTTTATTAAACATGGGCAATAGTGACCAATTTAAAAGGTAAACAGTTTCAAACACAGCACAAATGCCTTATCTGGCTACATGAAAGTGTGAAAGtggaacaaaatattagtgtaAAAGTGGAAAAAAGGAGTTACCCCTTGAGTCAGATCCGGGCAGAAAATTATGGTCAATTCCTTATCCTATGTTTAATTTTTGCACTAAGTTTCATGAAATTTGAGTCAATCATTTTGGTGTAATGTTACTCATAGGACACAAAAGTTGATCACACCACTCCTGAAGTCATATAACAGATGTGTAATTGCTCAACTTCTTTGTTCAATTGTTCATTTGTATTCGTTCAGTCAGGTGAACCTGGGGATACAGTGATCCAGTTATCTGTGGATCTCACAGCATGATTCCACTTGTTTAGAAGACTGACGTGCTAATTTAGAGGGTGATGCTAGTGGAAACAGTCCAACTATGAGTTAAACCCAGGTAGAGTGCCTGGGGGTCAGTGTGGTACCAGAGGGTGAGTGGTAATGGACAAGCGCGAGAACAGTGTCTCGCTCCAGGTGGCATTAGAGCTGGAGTTGTAAATAGTATAAATATTGCAAATATTGTAGTGCAAATATTGTACAATATTGTTTTTGGTCTTACAAGTGCTCTTTAATCTGATGCATTCTCTAAGCCCACTGCTCTTTAATCTGATGTATTCTCTTACtgccctgtaactgaccctGGGCAGATGTGTctggcccttgagtcgtggatctgctcgaattctagggagtttttcctcgccattgaaatgtatagtctggcatcgaaccattcacctcgcttaatccaaggggtgggcagagaattgtctttcaaactgcctaggcatgcaataggccagcgctacgaccatatccgtatccggtcggcaaaacggcaaatacatccttcttcgaaaggaatgacttaagtgcattgtgttgctcaactttcaaagaaaagcacaagtcccacttctccaaagttgacgccaacgccgattcaaacaaccgctcttcgtttagccatagccaccttccttgttgttcaccgtcgcgaggactgtcgttatcctgttaagcccgccttaagactctctaacaaaatagaggctgtgattgaataacatccacggtgttagccaatagaaatccctatggtttgatactagacgtacaggctgagcaaattaatttgccgccgctagggtgcgtctagatttctaggctacccctTCCATGTACTTTGAACCAGAGTTGTGTTGCGCACCCATATTTCACAAGTGTTCTTAAATGTGCCACCTTTCTATGTTCCCTTCTTTGCAGTGACTTGATACACTTTGTATTTATAATACAAGTGGTCACTACCACACTTACAATGACTTGAGGAGTTTCCGTTGATTTATTCAAGAGTAGGCTATTAGTTATCAGAGAAAGAACATGGAAGTACCAAATGACTTGCTGGTAAGGCTAAACTACATCTAAGCTAAATCCTAAAATAATCCTTACCACGTATTGATCAACAAACCTATCCATTAACAACGTAATCTACCAACATTcaacaatgtaaatatacattatacagtgtaaaatgtgtgtttaaatCGTATCCAAAAGCGGTGTACAGATCACTGTTACGGGACAAATTTGGCGAAATCAGAGAAAATCAGAGACTCATGTTAATAAATCACCCATAGGATTGGTCACTATGTTCGGAGATAACCCAATCAGGGCTTATTTTGTAGACAAGACCCTCCTCTTTTAAATGAGGTATTACAGGAAGTCTATTGGACATCTTATCGCTAAATCATCCGACCATAAGTGCAATACCGCGCCAAACCAGAGGCGGGCAGAATGTACAGAACATTGTGGCGACTTTGTTGGAATAATAATACTTTGTTTgaaccatgatagtttccaaacttcagtagctTGAATTAACATGGTTAATGACGTATAGGACACCTGCAAATAACGGACTTATGATGGACTATCTCAGTGTTATCCGTGAATCATCtccgcttttttttttatttaatcctAGGTCATTAGGTTAATTAATTTGTTCACATAGGCTGACTTTGTAAATTGATAACTGCTTTGAATTAACTTTTATACATGTATCATTTAAATGTGCAGGTGAAACCAGTTGTGTACTCTACTGTTATTTAGCCTTGATTCACATGACAGTCACCTACCCGAGAGGTTTAAATCCTTCTACTATGCTTCAACCACAGGGCGAAAGCTGTAGTTACTGTATGTTACAAACTACATAACTTTACGGCAGTGATTACGAACGTTTGCTGGAACTATAGTTTTGGGGAAACACTTTGTGTCGCTTAATGATGCATCGGACTACTGTATGTAAGTTGCACCACCATAGTTCAAACTGATATTTTGGGAATGCTTGCACAGTTCCAACCATGCAAGCTGCTacatacactaccggtcaaaagtttggggtcacttagaaatttccattccactccattatagacagaatccCAGCTGAGATCagatgcattgttttttttaatcagggcagcagcttacattatgtgcttacataattgcaaaagggttctccaatgttttctcagttagcctttaaAATTGATATCAGATTAGggaacagaatgtgcctttggaacattggatgaaccGTTGCTGATAATAGGCAATGTAAATATTGCaataaagatcagccatttctttctactaCAGTAGAGAACCCTTGTGCACTTATGTAAGCACTCAACTGATCTGTCACtcagtcggtagctagtctacTGGCACCAGACATAAAAACATCTGGGGTCAATCATGAGGTAATCTGATCTAAATGCGGATTGGGATCAATTATTCAGTCAATGACGTGGTACCAGATACGATCAAATCAATCTCCTAATCCACACTCAGCTAGGATAAGTTAAGATAGCCTCGACTGTGCGCCTTACAGACCCACCTGTGGCGCGGTACAGCAGGGAGCGCAGCAGCTCCACCTCCGTCTCCAGCTCAGCCAGCCGGAAGTGCACAGCCTGGTGGTAGAGCACGGGCTGGTTGAAGATCTTCCTCTGCCGTGTGTACTTGATAGTCTCCTGCAGTACCTTCTCCATCATGGACATGACTGTTAGCAACGACACAGTtagcatttatttattaattcactaaatgtgtgtgtgtgtgtgggggggggggggggggggtaacaaCATTTACTTAGGCATTTGGTGTCACTCAGTAATCGCTCTAATGCCAAGACTGATTCTGATTACTAAGAGGGcagatatgaacacacacaatacagggAAGTAATCACATGCATGTCTCACTACTTCCACATCTCCAAAATACATGTCCTTGGCATTATTAGTTCTAAGCTACCACTTGCACTCTAGGGGTGTTAGCCAGAGAACAAAGTGACcgagtattgtttttttttaattcacaatTGGGCAGGCAGGAGTCACAGGGTGCGTGGGTAAAAATGTGAGCGATATGGCAGTCCTGTGTCCTGTGCTTGTGCGCAACCTTCGCCCGTCCCCATACATCTATCAGTGGGAGCTGAGAAAGAATGGATGACTCAGGTTTCAGGGAGAGGTTAATTTCAGCTGACCGCAGGGGGGAGGAA from Alosa alosa isolate M-15738 ecotype Scorff River chromosome 20, AALO_Geno_1.1, whole genome shotgun sequence includes the following:
- the bet1 gene encoding BET1 homolog, with amino-acid sequence MRRAGLGEGGPQGSYVASGYSVHEEENEHLQEGLRAKVSALKHLSIDIGAEVKHHNQMLQDMDSDFDSTGGLLGATMGRLKQLSRGSQTKVFCYMLLFALFVFTILYWVIRLR